From Novosphingobium decolorationis, one genomic window encodes:
- a CDS encoding NADPH cytochrome P450 oxidoreductase family protein, whose amino-acid sequence MRDTFTDWLILAALIAPWLGLTWLCLRKRPRVALGGASHLVVYASQTGHAQEIAEATHAAVLRVDPEARLVCANRLDLADLAGADRVFFVVATSGDGDAPDDAGDLDRALAEDDVDLTGVQVAILALGDRRYTHFCAFGERLRTWCEAMAAEVTAYVTVDDLAPDDLAQWDAVLRREGVGGMAEGQLDSAPREWRIDSRACVAGPVGEGAQTGASEGLFRLTLRPEDGLLPAWGIGDLFELHTPDGHLRDYSIANRCGGEELVLFVRRVIDKGVPGRGSGLLTSLPVGTGRVRARIRAHAGFRPPPGTGPLLAIGAGSGWAGLRPHLLEAMASGRACWLIFGERGEADASGLFGEMRAWHEEGRFHRLDLALSRQDGVRVPDILAANSADLRDFLTPAGAVVLCGRLAMGEAALAVLRASMSEDWLEEARHSGRLRSDLY is encoded by the coding sequence ATGCGTGACACCTTCACCGACTGGCTCATTCTCGCTGCCCTGATCGCTCCATGGCTGGGCCTGACCTGGCTGTGCCTGCGCAAGCGCCCGCGCGTGGCGCTTGGCGGGGCATCCCACCTCGTCGTCTACGCCTCCCAGACCGGGCATGCGCAGGAAATAGCCGAGGCGACGCACGCGGCCGTGCTTCGTGTGGACCCGGAGGCGCGGCTCGTGTGTGCGAACCGTCTCGACCTGGCCGATCTTGCCGGAGCAGACCGGGTCTTCTTCGTGGTCGCGACGAGTGGCGACGGCGATGCGCCCGACGATGCGGGGGATCTTGACCGCGCTCTTGCAGAGGACGACGTCGATCTGACCGGAGTGCAGGTGGCCATCCTGGCGCTGGGGGATCGACGCTATACGCACTTCTGCGCCTTCGGGGAGCGCCTCAGGACCTGGTGCGAGGCCATGGCTGCCGAGGTGACCGCCTATGTCACGGTGGACGATCTTGCCCCCGATGACCTGGCGCAGTGGGACGCGGTGCTGCGGCGCGAAGGTGTCGGGGGTATGGCCGAAGGTCAACTCGATAGCGCGCCGCGCGAATGGCGGATCGACTCGCGTGCGTGCGTGGCCGGGCCCGTCGGCGAGGGGGCGCAAACAGGCGCGAGCGAAGGTCTGTTTCGCCTGACCCTGCGCCCCGAAGATGGCCTCCTTCCCGCGTGGGGCATCGGCGACCTGTTCGAACTTCATACGCCCGATGGGCACCTGCGGGATTATTCGATCGCCAACCGGTGCGGCGGAGAGGAGCTAGTTCTCTTTGTGCGCCGTGTGATCGACAAGGGGGTGCCCGGGCGCGGTTCGGGGCTGCTGACCTCGCTGCCTGTGGGGACGGGCCGTGTCCGCGCCCGGATACGCGCTCATGCGGGCTTCCGGCCACCGCCGGGAACAGGCCCACTCCTGGCTATCGGCGCGGGCTCGGGCTGGGCGGGGCTGCGCCCGCACCTGCTCGAGGCCATGGCGAGTGGCCGGGCGTGCTGGCTCATCTTTGGTGAGCGGGGTGAGGCGGATGCCTCCGGTCTTTTTGGCGAAATGCGCGCGTGGCACGAGGAGGGCCGCTTTCACCGCCTCGATCTGGCTCTCTCGCGTCAGGACGGTGTGCGCGTTCCCGACATCCTTGCCGCCAACAGCGCCGATCTTCGCGATTTCCTGACCCCTGCTGGGGCCGTGGTGCTGTGCGGTCGGCTTGCCATGGGAGAGGCCGCGCTTGCGGTTCTGCGTGCATCGATGTCCGAGGACTGGCTCGAGGAGGCGCGCCATTCCGGCCGCTTGCGCAGCGATCTGTACTAG
- a CDS encoding DUF3806 domain-containing protein — MEPVDRLVLEPEEQEWLDLARVWIKGHFASDPEDAYSSVDGKLAVVRANLAQGWVGPDDTWKLQSLGIAMGDALAQDLMLDWVTIDDEFGRQPALHWPGTSIVCFPLTMIAQRVEEGEHVDIDTMYETTRVQLNEIAFSGDVE, encoded by the coding sequence ATGGAACCCGTCGATCGCCTCGTACTGGAACCGGAAGAGCAGGAGTGGCTGGACCTTGCGCGGGTCTGGATCAAGGGCCACTTCGCCAGTGATCCCGAAGATGCCTATTCCTCGGTTGACGGAAAGCTGGCCGTGGTGCGCGCGAACCTTGCGCAAGGCTGGGTCGGCCCCGACGACACCTGGAAACTGCAGTCGCTGGGCATCGCGATGGGCGATGCGCTCGCGCAGGATCTCATGCTCGACTGGGTGACCATCGACGACGAGTTCGGACGCCAGCCCGCGCTGCACTGGCCGGGCACCTCGATCGTGTGCTTTCCCCTCACCATGATCGCCCAGCGCGTCGAAGAGGGCGAGCATGTCGATATCGACACCATGTACGAGACGACCCGCGTGCAATTGAACGAAATAGCGTTCTCGGGCGATGTCGAATAG
- a CDS encoding DUF805 domain-containing protein has protein sequence MIAYHICNLGRLSGREGQRSFWLWFALVAAGLVALAAAVAVPIFSATFARMERFAREHPESSTISRGPGHVRIEIEGAHPEFMPDMAAVLTLGAVATLIAVILLGAAVVRRLHDGNRTGRWALLPVPFYVMGLALSYPLFSAARQGEVPGFGRFALLMLSNLGYLGALATLLIFLALPGTAGPNRFGDAPES, from the coding sequence ATGATAGCCTATCATATTTGCAACCTGGGGCGTCTCTCCGGGCGTGAGGGGCAGCGCAGCTTCTGGCTGTGGTTCGCGCTTGTCGCTGCAGGCCTTGTCGCGTTGGCCGCCGCAGTGGCCGTGCCGATCTTTTCCGCCACATTCGCGCGCATGGAGCGCTTTGCCCGCGAACATCCCGAAAGCTCCACGATCTCGCGCGGGCCGGGGCACGTGCGCATAGAGATCGAGGGGGCGCACCCCGAATTCATGCCCGACATGGCCGCGGTGCTCACCTTGGGGGCCGTCGCGACGCTGATTGCGGTCATCCTGCTTGGGGCGGCGGTGGTGCGGCGGCTCCATGACGGCAACCGGACGGGCCGCTGGGCGCTCCTTCCGGTTCCATTCTATGTCATGGGACTTGCCCTCAGTTATCCGTTGTTTTCCGCCGCGCGGCAGGGGGAGGTGCCGGGATTTGGTCGCTTCGCGCTCCTGATGCTGTCGAACCTGGGCTACTTGGGTGCGCTGGCAACGCTGCTGATTTTCTTGGCGCTGCCCGGGACGGCGGGCCCCAACCGCTTCGGAGACGCGCCCGAGAGCTAG
- the ilvD gene encoding dihydroxy-acid dehydratase, giving the protein MPAFRSRTSTHGRNMAGARGLWRATGMKDGDFGKPIIAVVNSFTQFVPGHVHLKDLGQLVAREIEAAGGVAKEFNTIAVDDGIAMGHDGMLYSLPSRDLIADSVEYMVNAHCADAMVCISNCDKITPGMLMAAMRINIPVVFVSGGPMEAGKVTLKGKETALDLVDAMVAAADESYSDEEVAAIERSACPTCGSCSGMFTANSMNCLTEALGLSLPGNGSTLATHADRERLFKEAGRLAVDLCQRYYEQDDESVLPRAIASFEAFENAMSLDIAMGGSTNTVLHLLAAAVEAGVDFTMADIDRLSRQVPCLSKVAPAKADVHMEDVHRAGGIMAILGQLDRAGLLHSECPTVHARTLGDALNRWDISRTNDESVQNFYKAAPGGVPTQTAFSQANRWKELDLDREGGVIRSKEHAFSQDGGIAVLFGNIARDGCIVKTAGVDESILKFTGTARVYESQDAAVAGILGGQVKENDVVVIRYEGPRGGPGMQEMLYPTSYLKSKGLGKACALLTDGRFSGGTSGLSIGHVSPEAAEGGEIGLVENGDTIEIDIPNRTINLMVSDEEMAARRATQDARGPDAWSPVHPRKRKVSAALQAYAAMTTSAAKGAVRDVTQLKRG; this is encoded by the coding sequence ATGCCCGCCTTTCGTTCCCGCACGTCGACCCACGGCCGCAACATGGCAGGCGCGCGTGGCCTGTGGCGTGCGACCGGCATGAAGGATGGCGACTTCGGCAAGCCGATCATCGCTGTCGTCAACTCGTTCACGCAGTTCGTGCCGGGCCACGTCCACCTCAAGGACCTGGGCCAGCTGGTCGCGCGCGAGATCGAGGCTGCGGGCGGTGTCGCCAAGGAATTCAACACCATCGCGGTCGATGACGGCATCGCCATGGGCCATGACGGCATGCTCTATTCGCTGCCCAGCCGCGATCTCATCGCCGACAGCGTGGAGTACATGGTCAACGCGCACTGCGCCGATGCGATGGTCTGCATCTCCAACTGCGACAAGATCACGCCGGGCATGCTGATGGCCGCGATGCGCATCAACATCCCCGTCGTCTTCGTCTCGGGCGGCCCGATGGAAGCGGGCAAGGTGACGCTGAAGGGCAAGGAAACCGCGCTCGATCTCGTCGATGCGATGGTTGCCGCGGCCGATGAGAGCTATTCCGACGAGGAAGTCGCCGCGATCGAGCGTTCGGCCTGCCCGACCTGCGGGTCGTGCTCGGGCATGTTTACGGCGAACTCGATGAACTGCCTGACCGAGGCGCTGGGCCTTTCGCTGCCGGGCAACGGCTCGACGCTCGCCACCCACGCTGACCGTGAGCGCCTGTTCAAGGAAGCGGGCCGTCTCGCCGTCGACCTGTGCCAGCGCTACTACGAGCAGGATGACGAGAGCGTCCTGCCGCGCGCCATCGCCAGCTTCGAAGCCTTCGAGAACGCGATGAGCCTCGATATCGCGATGGGCGGTTCGACCAACACCGTGCTGCACCTTCTGGCCGCCGCCGTGGAAGCGGGCGTCGATTTCACGATGGCCGACATCGACCGTCTCTCGCGCCAGGTTCCCTGCCTCTCCAAGGTCGCGCCCGCGAAGGCCGACGTCCACATGGAGGACGTGCACCGCGCAGGCGGCATCATGGCGATCCTGGGCCAGCTTGACCGCGCGGGCCTGCTGCACTCGGAATGCCCGACGGTCCACGCCCGGACGCTGGGCGATGCGCTCAACCGCTGGGACATCAGCCGCACCAACGATGAAAGCGTGCAGAACTTCTACAAGGCCGCGCCCGGCGGCGTGCCGACGCAGACCGCGTTCAGCCAGGCCAACCGCTGGAAGGAACTCGACCTTGACCGCGAAGGCGGCGTGATCCGTTCGAAGGAGCACGCCTTCAGCCAGGATGGCGGCATTGCCGTGCTGTTCGGCAACATCGCGCGCGATGGCTGCATCGTGAAGACGGCGGGCGTGGACGAGAGCATCCTCAAGTTCACCGGCACCGCACGCGTCTACGAAAGCCAGGACGCGGCCGTGGCCGGGATCCTGGGCGGCCAGGTCAAGGAAAACGACGTCGTCGTGATCCGCTACGAAGGTCCGCGCGGCGGGCCGGGCATGCAGGAAATGCTCTACCCGACGAGCTACCTCAAGTCGAAGGGCCTCGGAAAGGCCTGCGCGCTCCTCACCGATGGGCGCTTCTCGGGCGGCACCTCGGGCCTCTCCATCGGCCACGTCTCGCCCGAGGCGGCCGAGGGCGGCGAGATCGGCCTTGTCGAGAACGGCGACACGATCGAGATCGACATCCCCAATCGCACCATCAACCTGATGGTGAGCGACGAGGAAATGGCCGCGCGCCGCGCCACGCAGGACGCCCGCGGGCCGGACGCCTGGTCGCCGGTCCACCCGCGCAAGCGCAAGGTTTCCGCCGCGCTGCAGGCCTACGCGGCGATGACCACCAGCGCCGCCAAGGGCGCGGTGCGCGACGTCACCCAGCTCAAGCGCGGCTGA
- a CDS encoding NAD(P)H-hydrate dehydratase, which yields MTHVDTYASSDQILTVAQMRAAEEALIADGISVDELMQRAGQGAAAWVWRVSGGNAVSVLCGPGNNGGDGYVIAESLRRRGGQVVVIAPMAPATEAAKIARALYQGEVHEGEGDLPRGEVFVDCLFGSGLSRPLEDAHRELVTNLAARHAKAVAVDMPSGIASDSGLLLNEDLPAYTLTLALGAWKFAHFLMPASARMGALRLVPIGVTPVADAAQAIARPEIAAPPADAHKYTRGLLAVVGGAMPGAAILASTAAQGAGAGYVKLFAADKRNCPSDLVVETGPVSDLLSDHRNAAILVGPGLGRDGAARERLAIALADPVPVVLDADALVLLGPRLLAERSAPLIATPHEGELVALERAFACEEGTTRIERAVALARASGMVIVAKGPDTVIAGPEGQLACAPRASAWLSTAGTGDVLAGTIASRLATGLDPFVAACEGVWLHGEAARLAPKPFTASQLAETIQAALAACL from the coding sequence ATGACCCACGTTGATACTTACGCCTCCTCCGACCAGATCCTGACCGTTGCGCAGATGCGCGCCGCCGAAGAGGCGCTGATCGCTGACGGCATTTCGGTCGATGAACTGATGCAGCGGGCCGGGCAGGGCGCGGCGGCCTGGGTCTGGCGCGTCTCGGGCGGCAATGCGGTGAGCGTGCTGTGCGGGCCGGGCAACAACGGCGGCGATGGCTATGTCATCGCCGAAAGCCTGCGGCGGCGCGGCGGCCAGGTCGTGGTCATCGCGCCGATGGCGCCCGCAACCGAAGCGGCGAAGATCGCCCGCGCGCTCTACCAGGGCGAGGTGCACGAGGGTGAGGGCGACCTTCCGCGCGGCGAGGTCTTCGTCGATTGCCTTTTCGGCAGCGGCCTTTCGCGCCCGCTGGAGGACGCGCACCGCGAGCTTGTAACCAATCTTGCCGCGCGCCATGCCAAGGCGGTCGCGGTCGATATGCCCAGCGGCATTGCGTCCGATTCCGGCCTGCTCTTGAACGAGGATCTGCCCGCCTACACCCTGACCCTCGCGCTTGGCGCGTGGAAGTTTGCGCACTTCCTGATGCCCGCAAGCGCGCGCATGGGGGCACTTCGGCTCGTACCCATCGGTGTGACGCCGGTTGCGGACGCGGCGCAGGCCATCGCGCGGCCGGAGATTGCGGCCCCCCCGGCCGACGCGCACAAGTACACGCGCGGGCTGCTTGCGGTCGTGGGCGGCGCGATGCCGGGCGCGGCGATCCTTGCCAGCACCGCCGCGCAAGGGGCCGGGGCGGGCTACGTCAAGCTCTTCGCCGCCGACAAGCGCAATTGCCCGAGCGATCTTGTCGTCGAAACCGGACCTGTTTCGGACCTTCTCTCCGACCACCGCAACGCCGCGATTCTGGTTGGCCCCGGTCTTGGCCGCGACGGCGCGGCGCGGGAACGATTGGCCATTGCTCTGGCCGATCCGGTGCCGGTTGTCCTCGACGCCGATGCGCTGGTGCTCTTGGGCCCGCGCCTTCTCGCCGAACGCAGCGCGCCGCTCATCGCCACCCCGCACGAGGGCGAACTGGTCGCGCTCGAACGCGCGTTTGCGTGCGAGGAAGGCACCACCCGCATCGAACGCGCCGTGGCGCTGGCCCGCGCGAGCGGCATGGTGATTGTCGCCAAGGGGCCGGACACGGTGATCGCCGGGCCGGAGGGGCAATTGGCCTGCGCACCGCGCGCCTCGGCCTGGCTCTCGACCGCGGGAACCGGCGACGTGCTCGCGGGTACCATCGCCAGCCGCCTTGCGACGGGCCTCGATCCGTTCGTGGCAGCGTGCGAGGGCGTATGGCTCCACGGCGAGGCCGCGCGGCTTGCGCCCAAGCCTTTCACCGCATCGCAGCTTGCCGAAACGATACAGGCTGCGCTAGCGGCCTGCCTGTGA
- a CDS encoding class I SAM-dependent RNA methyltransferase, giving the protein MNEQNEEILRIASKGDGVTASGRFAWGAAPGDILRADGTLEWGPHHIEPACKHFGRCGGCQLQQLDAETLEGFVEARVANASSSQELGAETITAPYLSPPGARRRASLRAESSGGRIVIGFREAKSHRLVELEECPVLVPEITALLGPIRKLLITMGKAAPVKKGPRGKGGKNAKSSPNAMPRMACDIEMTLVDQGVDLGVKGLTAEGLAAAEAMLDFAQSHGLARLTMDGGYGYETVWEPAPVTVTLGDTPVPFPPGTFLQATKDGEDALVSAAREWIGDAAAVADLFSGLGTFALALAGPTCKVFAAEAARDVHLAGKSGADRAQCPVFSAHRDLFRNPLMADELSKFEAVLLDPPRAGAREQVECIADSSVNRVVYISCNPSSWSRDGARLIEAGFRLVELRPVGQFRWSTHVELASYFVRDAAE; this is encoded by the coding sequence GTGAACGAGCAAAACGAAGAAATCCTGCGAATCGCCTCCAAGGGCGACGGTGTAACCGCCTCGGGCCGCTTTGCCTGGGGCGCGGCGCCGGGCGATATCCTGCGCGCCGATGGTACCCTCGAATGGGGACCGCACCACATCGAGCCAGCCTGCAAGCACTTCGGACGCTGCGGGGGCTGCCAGCTCCAGCAGCTCGATGCCGAAACGCTGGAGGGCTTCGTCGAGGCGCGCGTGGCCAACGCCTCCTCCTCTCAGGAACTGGGCGCGGAGACGATTACGGCGCCCTATCTTTCGCCGCCGGGCGCGCGCCGCCGTGCGTCGCTGCGCGCCGAAAGCTCGGGCGGGCGCATCGTCATCGGCTTTCGGGAAGCCAAGTCGCACCGGCTCGTCGAGCTGGAGGAGTGCCCGGTTCTCGTCCCCGAGATCACCGCGCTGCTGGGCCCGATCCGCAAGCTGCTCATCACCATGGGCAAGGCCGCGCCGGTCAAGAAGGGCCCGCGCGGGAAGGGGGGCAAGAACGCCAAGTCCTCTCCGAACGCGATGCCGCGCATGGCCTGCGACATCGAGATGACGCTGGTCGACCAGGGCGTGGACCTGGGCGTCAAGGGCCTCACCGCCGAGGGCCTGGCCGCGGCCGAGGCGATGCTGGACTTCGCGCAAAGCCACGGCCTCGCGCGCCTCACCATGGACGGTGGCTATGGCTACGAGACCGTGTGGGAGCCCGCGCCCGTCACTGTGACGCTGGGCGATACGCCGGTGCCGTTTCCGCCCGGAACCTTCCTTCAGGCGACCAAGGACGGCGAGGACGCGCTCGTCTCGGCCGCGCGCGAATGGATCGGCGATGCGGCCGCCGTGGCCGACCTGTTCTCCGGCCTTGGCACATTCGCCCTCGCGCTGGCGGGGCCAACCTGCAAGGTCTTTGCCGCCGAAGCCGCGCGCGACGTGCATCTTGCCGGCAAGTCGGGCGCCGACCGCGCCCAGTGCCCGGTCTTCAGCGCCCACCGCGATCTTTTCCGCAACCCGCTCATGGCCGATGAACTGTCCAAGTTCGAAGCCGTCCTCCTCGACCCGCCCCGCGCCGGCGCGCGCGAGCAGGTGGAGTGCATCGCGGATTCGAGCGTGAACCGCGTGGTCTACATCTCGTGCAACCCGTCGAGCTGGTCACGCGACGGCGCGCGCCTGATCGAGGCAGGCTTCCGCCTCGTCGAACTGCGCCCCGTCGGCCAGTTCCGCTGGTCCACCCACGTCGAACTGGCGAGCTACTTCGTGCGGGATGCCGCTGAGTGA
- the alaS gene encoding alanine--tRNA ligase: MQTTNDIRRSFLDYFASKGHAQVQSAPLVPYNDPTLMFVNAGMVPFKNVFTGQEKRDYTRATSSQKCVRAGGKHNDLDNVGYTARHHTFFEMLGNFSFGDYFKEEAILNAWTLLTKEWALPQEKLLVTVYHTDEEAAELWKKIAGLGDDRIIRIPTKDNFWTMGDDGPCGPCSEVFFDHGDHIWGGPPGSPEEDGDRFIEIWNLVFMQFEQAGGEIVGNLPNQSIDTGMGLERISAVMQGVHDNYDIDTFRNLIAASEGLTGVKAEGDQRASHRVIADHLRSTSFLLADGVLPSNEGRGYVLRRIMRRAMRHAHLLGAKDPLMHRLVPALVAEMGQAFPELGRAQPLIEETLEREEVQFRRTLSNGLKLLDEATGDMGEGATLAGETAFKLYDTYGFPYDLTVDALRPRGISVDEEGFQSAMAQQKAAARAAWKGSGQAADAEIWYDIAEREGASEFTGYTATTGEGRVVALLVDGKEVSEAKAGEKVTVLTNQTPFYGESGGQVGDAGTITGAVPGSDLAITIEDTAKPLGRLHAMSGTVTAGTIKLGDSVLMSVDVARRDAIRANHSATHLVHQALRDRLGDHVTQKGSMVSADRLRFDFSHPKALSDEDIAAIEAEVNAEIRANEGVMTRLMTPDDAIEAGAMALFGEKYGDEVRVLSMGRTDGKRSYSVELCGGTHVNATGDIGLFRIVSESAVSSGVRRIEALTGEGARQWLVAREEALKAAASALRTTPDEVTERVVALLDERKKLERELAEAKKALALGGGGAASGPADEDVGGITFSGQVLEGLDPKELRGLLDQAKQRIGSGVAAIVAVNEGKGAIAVAVTDDLKDKASAVELVRAGVAAMGGKGGGGRPDMAQGGGPDGSKGAEAIAAVKAALAG; encoded by the coding sequence ATGCAGACGACGAACGATATCCGCCGGTCCTTTCTCGACTACTTCGCATCCAAGGGCCACGCACAGGTCCAGTCCGCGCCGCTGGTCCCGTACAACGACCCGACGCTGATGTTCGTGAACGCCGGCATGGTGCCGTTCAAGAACGTGTTCACGGGCCAGGAAAAGCGCGACTACACCCGCGCGACCTCCTCGCAGAAGTGCGTGCGCGCCGGCGGCAAGCACAACGACCTCGACAACGTGGGCTACACCGCGCGTCACCACACCTTCTTCGAAATGCTCGGCAATTTCTCGTTCGGCGACTATTTCAAGGAAGAGGCGATCCTCAACGCCTGGACGCTGCTGACGAAGGAATGGGCGCTTCCCCAGGAGAAGCTGCTCGTCACCGTCTACCACACCGACGAGGAAGCGGCCGAGCTCTGGAAGAAGATTGCCGGGCTGGGCGATGACCGCATCATCCGCATCCCGACCAAGGACAACTTCTGGACGATGGGCGATGATGGCCCGTGCGGCCCGTGCTCGGAAGTGTTCTTCGACCATGGCGATCACATCTGGGGCGGCCCTCCGGGAAGCCCGGAAGAGGACGGCGACCGCTTCATCGAGATCTGGAACCTCGTCTTCATGCAGTTCGAGCAGGCGGGCGGCGAGATCGTCGGCAACCTGCCCAACCAGTCGATCGACACCGGCATGGGCCTGGAGCGCATCTCTGCCGTCATGCAGGGTGTCCACGACAACTACGACATCGACACCTTCCGCAACCTCATCGCGGCCTCGGAAGGGCTGACCGGCGTGAAGGCCGAGGGCGACCAGCGTGCCAGCCACCGCGTGATCGCTGATCACCTGCGCTCGACCAGCTTCCTTCTTGCCGACGGCGTGCTGCCCTCGAACGAGGGGCGTGGCTACGTCCTTCGCCGCATCATGCGCCGCGCCATGCGCCACGCGCACCTGCTGGGCGCCAAGGATCCCCTGATGCACCGCCTCGTGCCCGCGCTCGTTGCGGAAATGGGCCAGGCTTTCCCCGAACTCGGCCGCGCGCAGCCCCTTATCGAGGAAACGCTGGAGCGTGAGGAAGTCCAGTTCCGCCGCACGCTGTCGAACGGTCTGAAGCTCCTCGACGAGGCGACCGGCGACATGGGTGAGGGCGCGACGCTGGCGGGTGAGACCGCCTTCAAGCTCTACGACACCTACGGCTTCCCCTATGACCTTACCGTCGATGCGCTGCGCCCGCGCGGCATTTCGGTCGACGAAGAGGGCTTCCAGTCCGCGATGGCCCAGCAGAAGGCCGCCGCGCGCGCTGCGTGGAAGGGTTCGGGCCAGGCCGCCGACGCCGAAATCTGGTACGACATCGCCGAGCGCGAAGGGGCGAGCGAGTTCACCGGCTACACCGCCACCACCGGCGAGGGCCGCGTTGTCGCGCTGCTGGTCGATGGCAAGGAAGTGTCCGAGGCGAAGGCGGGCGAGAAGGTCACCGTGCTGACCAACCAGACCCCGTTCTACGGCGAATCGGGCGGCCAGGTCGGCGATGCGGGTACGATCACCGGCGCGGTTCCGGGCAGCGATCTTGCGATCACCATCGAGGATACCGCGAAGCCCCTGGGTCGCCTCCACGCCATGTCGGGCACGGTTACGGCCGGTACGATCAAGCTGGGCGATTCGGTGCTGATGTCGGTCGATGTCGCGCGCCGCGACGCGATCCGTGCCAACCACTCGGCCACGCACCTGGTCCACCAGGCGCTGCGCGACCGTCTGGGCGATCACGTCACCCAGAAGGGCTCGATGGTCTCGGCCGACCGCCTGCGTTTCGACTTCTCGCACCCCAAGGCGCTCTCGGATGAGGACATCGCCGCCATCGAAGCCGAAGTGAACGCGGAAATCCGCGCGAACGAGGGCGTGATGACGCGCCTGATGACCCCGGACGATGCCATCGAGGCGGGCGCCATGGCGCTCTTCGGTGAGAAGTACGGCGATGAAGTGCGCGTCCTCTCGATGGGCCGCACCGATGGCAAGCGCTCCTACTCGGTCGAACTGTGCGGGGGCACCCACGTCAATGCGACTGGCGACATCGGCCTCTTCCGCATCGTCTCGGAAAGCGCCGTCTCCTCGGGCGTGCGCCGTATCGAGGCGCTGACCGGAGAGGGCGCGCGCCAGTGGCTCGTCGCCCGCGAGGAAGCGCTCAAGGCCGCGGCCTCGGCGCTGCGCACGACGCCCGACGAAGTGACCGAGCGCGTCGTGGCCCTGCTCGACGAGCGCAAGAAGCTGGAACGGGAACTGGCCGAAGCCAAAAAGGCGCTGGCCCTTGGCGGCGGCGGAGCAGCTTCGGGCCCGGCGGACGAGGACGTGGGCGGGATCACCTTCTCGGGCCAGGTGCTCGAAGGGCTCGACCCCAAGGAACTGCGCGGGCTGCTCGACCAGGCCAAGCAGCGCATCGGCTCGGGCGTTGCCGCGATTGTCGCGGTGAACGAGGGCAAGGGCGCGATTGCGGTCGCCGTCACCGACGATCTCAAGGACAAGGCCTCGGCCGTGGAACTGGTGCGCGCCGGTGTTGCCGCGATGGGCGGCAAGGGCGGCGGTGGCCGTCCCGACATGGCCCAGGGCGGCGGCCCGGACGGCTCCAAGGGCGCCGAGGCGATTG